A single window of Colletotrichum higginsianum IMI 349063 chromosome 8, whole genome shotgun sequence DNA harbors:
- a CDS encoding Pfs domain-containing protein yields the protein MERSGRLFSECASEIWTTDEPSTSTVSPNVVSQTTATSEFEHEHYDALDVVEASEAYQVPSVSVTHIGVSGESMGTMQFALGNGLSSQVVQHVTSEETAPILPANTVLALKIFIARPVFGSSSAARESRSDVYATIVREIKVIGHPLLRGHENIAQLRFIAWSEKQPFPMLAMELGNYGTLDHIIRSRGSDSSLSSRQKQHITLDIAVGLRAIHQVGFIHGDLKPENIIVMNHANPKRGVIAKLLDFGGSSDDTQSGPVHVTPLWCAPEIGGGRKDVDWAKCDIYSYGLVIASVWGRDASDQLYSVEGLGTQQQASVLSRFTGNTPTTSETDFMTRVRKMQTSDWRDTNSLVSVLRNQLVTKLPSNDLDVPHLVGIILSTLHADSNMRPTAPELVDMFQPSFNRLRRDIPPLVHDEEAEEQEEVEEEEVEEEEEREDEEDKEEDEEEGEEGSETGDEANQVPGVRSKFSVFADSEQMDSIPEDNRGENDFRMDIGNRTSSDHLQGSFSLTHTLPRVLAWLYSGACPENPDGPRFRARNGLAVKHEQPTGEEVGKINGGIGTEGPEVHQALDGNLDKSKVKETAHEKVAAFEKVDIWDIGVDVSSWWTNRSRHYLYFIYRQHVAALDDIPDPAEYVRALDIEDVTLSIPKDQSPMEFLCELRGKTTRWMSKVFPGVDSGSIPIRYQRKSIHAFYLAMSNILGLGAPRNQALGAAWMAVAAIQGHDKAMSLCPHMISESTLELSVPSRLFLCLDALGGLRGAVDRLARRLPDHWAMIQRLRRQRSHLCQQDGFYFKSDCRRAVLQRYEDAAIVEELDDGQFTTFTSALMAGTVSDVRSLLERVIEDTCHPQDASDMVPILLNWLPFYGLPDHDASELVPLAYEAGAQLDIRCEIQTTHLGIKHANMSPILGSILKGRPLVALAIIALHEKINEPIVDFQASLYFASSYLFHEIVRRMLQLHREKPWLCFEGSRRSRRWKSKSKTLSSILRFTMLKRGGHQVVEADRFAIHGESFASAKKETERLLLNSGAEPELRAVENAIFYDETDSLQLFVRHLGPSKLFGHLRTSPFQLGKLCIELGAINCFTYLLTQNIIRTTEGGDGGKLVHFATNRVPEKRDFLSALLKHGADIMTTDDGGHTTLHLAMLRRDMVAVDMLSQHCSEEQLADLLCQHPSTGRSIFSDLIFIQSPHFGIPFEGLQWLANRGSVHYYRRSAQSRDWPVWHSIVNCPRPTTRTAQLSDAKLVEFLLGLETFSERMQTEVCPPCEELILHHAAWNGHVDIVRLLLQHNFDVNAVSENPGWAKRGLTPTMTVLELVWSRLRSGDVPAVIQAAGRLEVIKWHESLSEVVDLLVAAGANSSTFYWDRRWAVQLEVLDQQPLGSTILFNRGEAIVGSWPEPLPSATRLAGDGRTKAAKKWTDREYQLIPYFDSKSRRLSRRSEAGQEEAGDASDSDSSPESVEDGERNLPLLFWPEKQPPRETTRALFLGGKRTPKMAGESRETLEVALAQMPRWVRTDYVEGTTTPLHIAALRNDTGTLRILLESENVPIDIGDELGLTALCLAASEGHEAAVRLLFQSGAALVKPAPTEDLKEIQALHCCVLMPFSKPSMIELLLKLGADPNSRMAAKYKRSLTVLTGCLAASDRPDIVQTLINGGASLDPFQEPEWNALATAITYNRVKSLRLLLSASTTPWRGPYGINLVQFAAHYAQYGDSVVKLLLEFAAEHPDSPHSAGLELDAVDDSNMSALSYAAKAGNLAAVELLLARGANVDTVLRKGSTALFWAVRGGNPQIVKALLKKGANVHATDEEGSRPLTSALKKKRTKEMDKVALILLEHNASFNGAITVKRLPKALSWAAMSGRLDYLRLLLDRGANVNRYSSNAGCAVLLSASEHGQLGAVRLLLERGADILAVDKNGRSAMSVAMDSGHRDVVNLLATRGADLNSRTENGDTALFWAASNGFLDTGKLLVERGQDVNAVDEEGETALFAAALKGHGGFVNFLLDRGADVNHRNNNASAVIIRMVDCNAQDTRLPTNLGREVGEVAALSQALLDTLGILVSRGANMDVLNEFRYFKIEREGKTEVSRARIADGKCVFSTMSSDEEIEAMGVEWDPLNEVDAA from the exons ATGGAACGATCCGGCAGACTCTTTTCTGAATGTGCATCTGAAATATGGACCACCGACGAACCGAGTACCTCAACGGTGTCGCCCAACGTGGTATCGCAGACGACCGCAACATCAGAGTTCGAACACGAACATTATGACGCCCTTGATGTGGTCGAGGCCTCGGAAGCGTACCAGGTTCCTTCTGTCTCGGTCACGCATATTGGAGTCTCGGGCGAGAGTATGGGGACGATGCAATTTGCCCTCGGCAACGGCCTCAGTTCGCAGGTTGTGCAGCACGTCACGAGCGAGGAGACAGCGCCGATACTACCAGCAAATACGGTTCTTGCGCTCAAGATATTCATCGCCCGCCCGGTTTTCGGATCGTCATCGGCCGCCAGGGAATCCCGGAGCGACGTTTACGCTACAATCGTGAGAGAGATCAAAGTCATCGGGCACCCACTGCTCCGCGGCCACGAGAACATTGCCCAGCTTCGGTTCATTGCCTGGAGCGAGAAGCAGCCGTTTCCTATGCTGGCGATGGAGCTGGGAAACTATGGGACCCTGGACCACATCATCCGTAGCCGTGGCAGCGACTCGTCCCTTTCCTCTCGCCAGAAGCAGCACATCACTTTGGACATCGCTGTGGGACTGCGAGCCATTCACCAAGTGGGCTTCATACACGGTGATCTCAAACCAGAGAACATCATCGTCATGAATCACGCGAATCCCAAACGTGGAGTCATTGCCAAACTGCTTGATTTTGGCGGGAGCTCAGATGACACCCAGAGCGGACCGGTGCACGTCACCCCCTTATGGTGCGCGCCTGAGATCGGAGGCGGACGAAAGGATGTTGATTGGGCAAAGTGCGACATCTACTCCTATGGACTCGTCATAGCCAGCGTCTGGGGGCGTGATGCTTCGGATCAGCTTTACAGCGTCGAGGGGTTGGGTACTCAACAACAAGCCAGTGTCTTGTCCAGATTCACTGGTAACACGCCAACAACCAGCGAAACAGACTTTATGACGCGAGTCAGGAAAATGCAAACCTCGGATTGGAGAGACACCAACAGCCTCGTATCGGTTCTCAGAAACCAACTTGTGACCAAGCTCCCATCAAACGACTTGGATGTCCCCCACTTGGTCGGCATTATTCTGTCTACGTTGCATGCGGACAGCAACATGCGACCAACTGCCCCAGAGCTGGTCGACATGTTCCAGCCATCATTTAACCGCCTTCGCCGTGACATCCCACC ATTGGTACATGATGAGGAAGCTGAGGAACAGGAAGAAgtagaagaggaagaagtggaagaggaagaggagagagaggatgaagaggacaaagaagaggatgaagaggagggTGAAGAAGGCTCTGAAACTGGAGACGAAGCAAACCAGGTCCCCGGGGTGAGGTCAAAGTTCTCGGTATTCGCAGACTCCGAGCAGATGGATTCCATTCCAGAGGACAATCGCGGAGAAAATGACTTCAGAATGGATATCGGAAACAGAACCAGTAGCGATCATCTTCAAGGTTCATTTTCTCTTACCCATACCCTTCCTCGAGTCTTAGCATGGCTTTACTCGGGTGCG TGTCCTGAGAATCCCGATGGTCCACGCTTCCGGGCCAGGAACGGGCTGGCTGTGAAGCACGAGCAGCCGACTGGTGAGGAAGTTGGAAAGATAAATGGGGGGATCGGTACGGAAGGACCAGAAGTCCATCAGGCTTTAGACGGGAACCTCGACAAGAGTAAGGTCAAGGAGACAGCCCACGAAAAGGTTGCTGCGTTCGAGAAG GTGGATATTTGGGATATCGGAGTTGATGTGTCTTCATGGTGGACTAACAGGTCTCGGCACTACCTATACTTTATTTACCGGCAACACGTTGCCGCTCTCGATGATATCCCAGACCCCGCGGAGTATGTTCGTGCCCTCGATATTGAGGATGTTACTCTCTCGATCCCCAAAGACCAGTCACCGATGGAGTTCCTCTGCGAGCTGCGTGGGAAAACAACACGATGGATGTCAAAGGTTTTTCCCGGAGTTGACAGCGGCTCTATTCCGATCCGATATCAGCGAAAGAGCATACACGCATTCTATCTTGCCATGTCCAACATATTAGGTCTGGGAGCACCGCGAAATCAAGCCCTTGGAGCGGCATGGATGGCTGTTGCAGCCATACAAGGACACGACAAGGCCATGTCCTTGTGCCCTCATATGATTTCCGAGAGCACACTCGAGCTATCGGTTCCCTCGAGACTCTTCTTGTGTCTCGATGCACTTGGGGGGCTAAGAGGCGCCGTTGATCGCCTTGCGCGGCGCTTGCCAGATCATTGGGCAATGATTCAACGACTTCGTCGTCAGCGATCTCATCTGTGCCAACAAGATGGATTTTACTTCAAATCGGACTGCAGAAGAGCTGTGCTGCAGCGTTATGAGGATGCCGCCATCGTTGAAgagctggacgacggccAATTCACTACTTTCACAAGCGCATTGATGGCCGGGACCGTTTCCGATGTGAGGAGCCTGCTAGAAAGGGTGATAGAGGATACCTGTCACCCTCAAGACGCCTCCGATATGGTACCAATTCTCTTAAATTGGTTGCCGTTCTATGGATTGCCAGATCACGATGCTAGCGAGCTCGTACCTCTGGCATACGAAGCCGGAGCCCAGCTTGACATCCGCTGCGAAATTCAAACCACCCATCTCGGCATTAAGCACGCAAACATGTCACCAATTCTCGGCTCCATCCTGAAAGGCCGGCCTCTCGTTGCCCTTGCGATCATCGCCTTGCACGAGAAAATCAACGAGCCTATTGTGGATTTCCAGGCATCTCTATATTTCGCATCGTCTTACCTCTTCCACGAGATCGTCAGAAGGATGCTACAGCTCCACAGGGAGAAGCCGTGGCTTTGCTTTGAGGGGTCCCGGCGATCCCGGCGATGGAAAAGCAAAAGCAAAACCCTTTCGAGCATCCTGCGCTTCACGATGCTCAAGCGCGGGGGCCATCAAGTCGTCGAGGCTGATCGGTTCGCCATTCATGGGGAGAGCTTTGCatcggcgaagaaggagacTGAGCGGTTGCTTCTGAACAGTGGAGCAGAACCAGAGCTCAGAGCCGTCGAAAATGCCATCTTCTATGACGAAACGGATAGCTTACAGCTATTCGTTCGTCATCTAGGACCATCGAAGCTCTTTGGACATCTGAGAACTAGTCCATTCCAGCTGGGCAAACTGTGCATAGAGTTGGGAGCCATAAACTGCTTCACGTACCTCCTGACCCAGAACATCATCCGCACCACAGaaggtggtgatggtggcaAACTTGTGCACTTTGCCACCAACCGGGTCCCGGAAAAGAGAGATTTCCTCTCGGCTCTGCTAAAACACGGTGCCGATATCATGACTACGGATGACGGAGGCCATACAACTCTACACTTGGCCATGTTGCGGCGAGATATGGTGGCCGTAGACATGCTTTCCCAGCACTGCTCCGAGGAACAGCTTGCCGACCTACTATGCCAGCACCCCAGCACCGGCCGCTCGATATTTTCTGACCTCATCTTCATTCAATCACCTCACTTTGGGATTCCCTTTGAGGGTCTGCAATGGTTGGCGAATCGTGGTAGTGTACACTATTACAGGAGGTCCGCCCAAAGCCGGGATTGGCCTGTGTGGCACAGTATTGTCAACTGCCCCAGGCCGACTACGAGAACAGCACAGTTGTCAGACGCGAAGCTGGTAGAGTTTCTACTGGGCTTGGAAACGTTTTCGGAAAGGATGCAGACCGAAGTGTGTCCGCCTTGTGAGGAGCTCATACTCCACCACGCGGCCTGGAATGGTCACGTTGACATTGTGCGGTTACTGCTTCAGCACAATTTTGACGTAAACGCCGTATCTGAGAATCCAGGATGGGCCAAACGGGGTCTAAcaccgacgatgacggtATTGGAATTGGTATGGTCGAGGCTGAGGAGCGGCGACGTTCCTGCAGTGATTCAGGCGGCCGGTCGCCTCGAAGTCATCAAGTGGCACGAATCTCTCAGCGAGGTTGTCGACCTACTTGTTGCAGCTGGAGCAAATTCAAGTACGTTTTACTGGGATCGAAGGTGGGCGGTCCAACTTGAAGTTCTGGATCAACAGCCACTAGGGTCGACTATTCTCTTCAACCGCGGAGAGGCCATTGTCGGGAGCTGGCCAGAGCCACTACCATCTGCTACTCGGTTGGCGGGAGACGGACGAACCAAAGCAGCGAAGAAGTGGACTGATCGTGAGTATCAGTTGATTCCGTACTTCGATTCGAAGTCTCGGCGGCTCAGTCGTCGAAGCGAAGCGGGACAGGAGGAGGCCGGGGACGCCAGCGATTCCGACTCTTCTCCAGAGAGTGTAGAGGACGGTGAAAGAAATTTACCCCTTTTGTTCTGGCCGGAAAAGCAGCCGCCACGGGAAACCACCAGAGCTCTGTTCCTAGGCGGCAAACGCACTCCCAAGATGGCCGGCGAGTCGCGAGAGACACTTGAAGTAGCTTTGGCACAAATGCCTCGCTGGGTTCGAACAGACTACGTTGAAGGCACAACAACACCGCTTCACATCGCTGCCCTTAGGAACGATACAGGCACCCTCAGAATTTTGTTGGAATCCGAGAATGTTCCAATCGACATCGGGGATGAGTTGGGACTCACCGCCTTATGCCTGGCGGCTTCCGAGGGCCACGAAGCAGCTGTTCGACTCCTATTCCAGAGCGGTGCCGCCCTGGTCAAACCTGCTCCGACTGAAGACTTGAAAGAGATTCAAGCACTACACTGTTGCGTCCTCATGCCTTTCTCTAAACCTTCTATGATTGAGCTACTTCTCAAGCTGGGGGCAGATCCAAACTCAAGGATGGCCGCAAAGTATAAACGGAGCCTTACGGTGTTGACTGGCTGTCTCGCGGCGTCCGACAGACCGGACATCGTTCAGACGCTCATCAACGGCGGTGCCAGTCTCGATCCGTTCCAAGAGCCCGAGTGGAACGCTCTTGCAACTGCCATCACCTACAACCGGGTTAAGAGCCTACGACTTCTTTTGTCTGCTTCAACAACCCCGTGGAGGGGACCCTACGGCATAAACCTAGTCCAATTTGCCGCGCACTATGCGCAGTATGGTGACTCGGTAGTGAAGCTCTTGTTGGAGTTCGCAGCCGAGCATCCAGACTCGCCGCATTCTGCGGGACTCGAACTCGATGCCGTGGACGATTCCAACATGAGCGCCTTATCTTACGCCGCAAAGGCGGGCAACCTTGCCGCTGTCGAGCTGTTGCTGGCCCGAGGCGCGAATGTGGACACAGTCTTGCGAAAAGGATCAACTGCGCTGTTTTGGGCTGTTCGGGGTGGGAACCCGCAGATCGTCAAGGCCTTGCTGAAGAAGGGGGCTAACGTCCATGCCACGGACGAAGAAGGGTCCCGGCCCCTGACTTCGGCATTGAAAAAGAAACGGACGAAGGAGATGGACAAAGTTGCTCTGATTTTGTTGGAGCATAATGCCAGCTTCAACGGGGCCATCACCGTCAAGCGGCTTCCCAAAGCGTTGAGCTGGGCCGCCATGTCTGGACGACTAGACTACCTCCGACTGCTGCTTGATCGTGGGGCGAACGTCAACAGATATTCGAGTAACGCCGGGTGTGCGGTTCTGCTGTCTGCATCAGAACACGGCCAGCTAGGTGCTGTAAGGCTGTTGCTCGAGCGGGGCGCAGACATCCTTGCTGTGGACAAGAACGGACGTTCGGCAATGTCCGTGGCGATGGACTCTGGCCACCGGGACGTCGTGAACCTTCTCGCAACCCGTGGCGCTGATCTGAACTCGCGAACCGAGAATGGTGATACCGCTCTTTTctgggcggcgtcgaacGGTTTCTTGGATACCGGAAAGCTGCTCGTCGAGAGGGGGCAAGATGTAAacgcggtcgacgaggagggagagactGCCCTTTTTGCCGCCGCATTGAAAGGCCATGGGGGGTTTGTCAACTTCTTGCTTGACCGCGGGgccgacgtcaaccacaGAAACAACAACGCCTCCGCCGTGATCATAAGAATGGTCGATTGCAATGCCCAGGACACACGACTTCCGACCAATCTTGGCCGAGAGGTTGGGGAGGTCGCCGCTCTGAGTCAAGCCCTGCTTGATACGCTGGGCATATTGGTCTCACGAGGCGCTAATATGGATGTGCTGAACGAATTCCGATATTTCAAGATTGAACGCGAGGGGAAGACGGAGGTTTCCAGGGCTCGGATCGCAGATGGAAAATGTGTCTTTTCAACTATGAGCTCCGATGAAGAGATAGAGGCTATGGGGGTGGAATGGGATCCGTTGAATGAAGTAGACGCGGCATAG
- a CDS encoding Serine threonine protein kinase, with translation MEAAGLVIGVLGIVIAFKGALDTALLLEDFIEDNQSEPRHWALRYHIQKCRLKAWGDHWNAADEKHCALGTKSENFMKAIELILNEIKRLNEKADKLVQKHDISQDTGVMKRRFRWYIKTNSEFRDIVEKFQDLVDDLEGFTYPSNQLQLLTKAFLPQMLAEIQNLKMLEHLSVYPPADDQTLALSAKAKLLQEQLSRPGGRAPTPIWLHKPKFELVDNDISSVGGLGLIKETEEKIRPVWVEWNVTGSGLESRLHVERMEALGKLLKGVSEPALRLPPFYGIYDDLDYELTHGIKRIGYVFGTPESVTDYDQRVHSFRNDVCENPPISLSALMASEGTAPPLLGDRFRLAFTLASAFSLFHAAGWLHKGLHSGNIQFLREVDGTVSVTQPFITGFQYSRHQNQASLSRGPLDDKRLSHYYHPDAAKGFSKRLDLYSLGVVLCEIGRWASITSKIPKERLRKMTNREAWRSYILDSRLKELGWRMGKQYQDAVRVLLECDLPDDKKLGHVFFAQEFQRKVLQPLSRCNV, from the coding sequence ATGGAAGCTGCCGGCCTTGTCATCGGTGTTCTTGGGATCGTCATAGCGTTCAAGGGAGCCCTCGACACGGCCTTACTTCTAGAAGACTTCATCGAGGACAACCAGAGCGAACCTCGGCACTGGGCGCTCCGCTACCACATTCAGAAATGCCGCCTCAAGGCTTGGGGTGACCACTGGAACGCCGCGGACGAGAAGCACTGCGCTCTCGGGACGAAGTCCGAAAACTTCATGAAGGCGATCGAGTTGATCCTGAACGAAATAAAAAGGCTCAACGAAAAGGCCGACAAACTGGTCCAGAAACACGACATCAGTCAGGATACCGGGGTGATGAAGCGGAGATTCCGGTGGTACATCAAGACGAACTCCGAGTTCAGGGACATCGTTGAGAAATTCCAAGATCTAGTCGATGACCTGGAAGGATTCACCTACCCTTCAAATCAGCTTCAGCTACTTACCAAGGCATTTCTGCCGCAGATGCTGGCCGAAATCCAAAACCTCAAGATGCTCGAACATCTCTCTGTCTACCCTCCGGCCGATGATCAGACCCTCGCCCTATCTGCCAAAGCCAAACTGCTTCAGGAACAACTTTCGCGGCCGGGAGGTCGGGCGCCTACGCCGATCTGGCTGCACAAACCGAAGTTTGAGCTTGTCGACAATGATATTTCGTCCGTCGGCGGTCTAGGCCTGATCAAGGAGACGGAAGAAAAGATCCGACCGGTCTGGGTAGAGTGGAATGTCACTGGCTCGGGTCTGGAATCCAGGCTTCACGTGGAACGAATGGAGGCCCTCGGAAAGCTCTTGAAAGGTGTCAGCGAGCCGGCTCTCCGCCTGCCCCCTTTCTACGGTATATACGACGATCTGGACTACGAGCTTACGCACGGCATCAAGCGAATCGGATACGTCTTCGGCACCCCCGAATCGGTTACGGACTACGATCAGAGAGTGCACAGCTTCAGAAACGATGTGTGCGAGAATCCGCCAATATCTCTGAGCGCATTGATGGCAAGTGAGGGTACAGCACCGCCGCTACTTGGCGATCGCTTCCGCCTCGCGTTCACACTGGCATCAGCCTTCAGTCTTTTCCATGCCGCAGGATGGCTTCACAAGGGACTGCACAGCGGCAACATCCAGTTCCTCAGAGAAGTCGACGGTACCGTTAGCGTCACCCAGCCCTTCATCACGGGTTTCCAGTACTCGCGCCATCAGAACCAGGCTTCTTTGTCCAGAGGGCCACTGGACGATAAGAGACTGAGCCATTACTATCATCCGGATGCTGCGAAAGGATTTTCCAAGCGATTGGACCTCTACAGTCTTGGTGTCGTACTCTGCGAAATCGGCCGTTGGGCCTCAATCACGAGCAAGATACCGAAGGAAAGGCtgaggaagatgacgaaCAGAGAGGCTTGGCGCAGCTACATTCTGGATTCACGGCTCAAAGAACTTGGATGGCGCATGGGGAAGCAGTACCAAGATGCCGTTCGAGTCCTGCTCGAGTGTGATCTGCCGGATGACAAGAAACTTGGGCACGTTTTTTTCGCTCAGGAGTTCCAGAGGAAGGTTCTTCAACCTCTTAGTAGATGCAACGTATGA
- a CDS encoding Secreted protein, with the protein MKPAIIAGILGATLVSADPCYHDGSRLTTQVIKYHAQRACEGYDGKRGAFQGTFAVKEAKYACVNLENNQYLQMWVTNENTQFSFDLNDKDCTKEFNNLMNTCQSNDITQGGAVTVAGWRFRADPGSGGRC; encoded by the exons ATGAAACctgccatcatcgccggTATCTTGGGCGCCACGCTTGTCAGCGCCGATCCTTGTTATCACGATGGATCGAGATTGACGACACAAGTAATCAAGTACCACGCCCAACGAGCCTGTGAAGGTTACGACGGAAAGCGAGGCGCATTCCAGGGCACATTTGCCGTCAAGGAGGCGAAGTACGCCTGTGTCAATTTGGAAAACAACCAATACCTCCAGATGTGGGTCACGAACGAGAACACCCAATTCTCCTTCGATCTCAACGACAAGGACTGCACGAAGGAGTTCAACAACCTCATGAACACTTGTCAGAGCAATGACATCACCCAGGGAGGAGCAGTCACTGTGGCTGGCTGGAGGTTTCG CGCTGATCCTGGAAGTGGAGGGAGGTGCTAG
- a CDS encoding Family 61 endoglucanase has protein sequence MKFTSVSVVSALAATASAHGYVQQILLGENLVSTWNPYKDASKKVNKITRKFRDNGPVTDGLFTTDAITCNIASDKNNVPSTETASVPAGSNVKFMWTEWKSDHPGPIMTYLADCGGKCSEFDGSKGNVWVKIDQSGYDANEAIPWASKRLPEQNSTYTIKLPATIAPGEYILRHEILGLQRTNKDGNLAQFYPGCHQITVTGGGATKLPEGIALPGAYKADDTESIFLDYRKVTSYTPPGGPVWGDDGWAQ, from the exons ATGAAGTTCACTTCCGTCTCCGTTGTCTCCGCGCTGGCCGCGACGGCCTCTGCCCACGGCTACGTCCAGCAGATCTTGCTCGGCGAGAACCTCGTCAGCACTTGGAACCCCTACAAGGACGCGTCCAAGAAGGTCAACAAGATCACCCGCAAGTTCAGGGACAATGGCCCGGTGACTGATGGACTCTTCACG ACCGACGCCATCACCTGCAACATTGCCTCCGACAAGAACAATGTTCCTTCTACCGAGACGGCCAGCGTCCCTGCCGGCAGCAACGTCAAGTTCATGTGGACTGAGTGGAAGAGCGACCACCCCGGCCCCA TCATGACCTACCTTGCCGACTGCGGCGGCAAGTGCAGCGAGTTCGACGGCAGCAAGGGCAACGTCTGGGTCAAGATCGACCAGTCGGGCTACGATGCCAACGAGGCCATCCCCTGGGCCAGCAAGCGTCTCCCGGAGCAGAACAGCACCTACACCATCAAGCTGCCGGCCACGATTGCCCCCGGCGAATACATCCTTAG ACACGAGAtcctcggcctgcagcgGACCAACAAGGACGGCAACCTGGCCCAGTTCTACCCCGGCTGCCACCAGATTaccgtcaccggcggcggagcTACCAAGCTCCCCGAGGGCATTGCTCTGCCTGGTGCCTACAAGGCTGACGACACCGAGTCG ATCTTCCTCGACTACCGCAAGGTCACCTCCTACACTCCCCCCGGCGGCCCTGTTTGGGGCGACGATGGCTGGGCTCAGTGA